One window of Chamaesiphon minutus PCC 6605 genomic DNA carries:
- a CDS encoding MFS transporter translates to MNPPAETSKLPPVEKMTFSTKFAYGAGDIGGAVIGILLLSYLSPFFTDVAHLSPGLAGATQLVVRVWDACIDPVIGIMSDRGNIFGAKIRAQWGRRYPWMLVAAIPFGVLFILQWSIPFPNTNQWGLFGFYTLVSMLLGTFFTMYSLPYSALTAELTEDYNERTSLSSFRFTFSLGGSILALLIARIVFQQVKDPVTIGIICAVISVIPIFYCVWGTQARAQLVNRHQAARVEHPDPLPLTAQLRSVFTNRPFMYVVGIYLCSWFSLQLTAAIIPYFAVSWMGLQQADSPLIILAVQGTALAMLSVWNKISQRVGKKAVYFMGTGFWIIAQSGLFLIQPGQIVMLYVLAIVAGLGVSTAYLVPWSMLPDVIELDELETGQRREGLFYSFMVFLQKICLGVALAVILQSLEWTGYRHPTAAIPSPDQPFAVLLAIRLAIGPIPTVSLIGGLVLAYFYPITRERHQQILLQLAERRKKL, encoded by the coding sequence ATGAATCCTCCTGCTGAAACGTCCAAATTACCCCCGGTCGAGAAAATGACCTTTAGCACCAAATTTGCCTATGGTGCAGGCGATATTGGGGGCGCAGTAATTGGGATTTTATTACTCTCGTACCTCTCACCATTTTTTACCGATGTCGCTCATTTGTCGCCGGGATTAGCAGGTGCTACCCAACTAGTAGTCAGAGTTTGGGATGCCTGCATCGATCCGGTAATAGGCATTATGAGCGATCGCGGCAATATATTTGGAGCCAAAATTAGAGCACAATGGGGGAGACGCTATCCCTGGATGTTAGTTGCGGCGATTCCCTTTGGAGTCTTATTTATCCTTCAATGGTCGATTCCGTTTCCCAACACCAATCAGTGGGGTTTATTTGGCTTTTATACCCTGGTATCGATGTTATTGGGGACATTTTTCACGATGTACAGTCTCCCCTATAGTGCGCTGACAGCCGAGTTGACAGAAGATTACAACGAACGAACTAGTTTAAGCAGCTTTCGATTTACGTTCTCGTTGGGGGGAAGTATCCTCGCTTTACTGATTGCCAGAATCGTTTTTCAACAAGTAAAAGATCCCGTGACAATTGGCATTATCTGTGCGGTTATTTCTGTCATTCCAATTTTTTATTGCGTATGGGGTACGCAAGCACGCGCCCAGCTCGTCAACAGACACCAAGCCGCCAGAGTCGAACATCCCGATCCCCTACCTCTGACAGCGCAATTGCGATCGGTATTTACCAATCGTCCGTTTATGTATGTCGTTGGTATTTACCTTTGCTCTTGGTTTAGTTTGCAACTAACCGCCGCAATTATTCCCTACTTTGCCGTCAGTTGGATGGGCTTACAACAAGCTGATTCTCCGCTAATAATCCTCGCAGTTCAAGGTACCGCATTAGCGATGTTATCAGTCTGGAATAAAATCTCCCAAAGAGTTGGCAAAAAAGCAGTTTATTTCATGGGAACGGGGTTTTGGATAATAGCTCAATCGGGTTTATTTCTGATCCAACCCGGTCAAATTGTGATGTTATACGTACTCGCGATCGTGGCAGGATTGGGCGTTTCTACGGCTTATTTAGTGCCGTGGTCGATGTTGCCAGATGTCATCGAATTAGACGAACTCGAAACCGGACAACGCCGCGAGGGATTGTTTTATAGCTTCATGGTGTTCTTACAAAAAATCTGTCTGGGTGTCGCGCTAGCTGTCATTTTACAAAGTTTAGAATGGACTGGCTATCGTCATCCGACGGCGGCTATTCCCTCCCCAGATCAGCCGTTTGCCGTACTGCTGGCCATTCGCCTCGCAATCGGGCCGATTCCGACAGTATCATTGATTGGTGGTTTAGTTCTGGCTTATTTCTATCCCATCACCCGCGAACGCCACCAACAAATTCTCTTACAATTAGCCGAACGCCGGAAGAAATTATAG
- a CDS encoding transposase, with protein MGSAHPTRYLIFNYAQLLIERVLLPQLWVGAIVVMDNLPGHHAKLAEELIKSVGASVKFLPPYSPDLSPIELCWSKLKEILRSIGARTTAHLERAISVAIDRITDDNALSWFHHCGLYLEKIR; from the coding sequence GTGGGCAGTGCCCACCCTACACGATATCTTATATTTAATTACGCCCAGCTACTTATCGAACGAGTTTTATTACCTCAATTGTGGGTTGGTGCGATTGTCGTCATGGACAATCTCCCCGGACATCACGCTAAGCTCGCTGAGGAGTTGATTAAATCTGTTGGCGCGAGCGTTAAATTTCTCCCGCCCTATTCGCCAGATTTATCTCCGATTGAGTTATGTTGGTCTAAATTGAAAGAAATTCTTCGTTCTATTGGTGCTCGGACTACCGCTCATCTCGAGCGAGCGATCTCGGTGGCAATCGATAGGATCACTGATGATAATGCTTTGAGTTGGTTCCATCATTGTGGTCTGTACCTGGAAAAAATTCGCTGA
- a CDS encoding transposase — protein sequence MKQIIAKKNDIYLREMQVVIESDLGIKVSTSSLCRTLERWKLRRKKTLIDSERQTHRVKNLRYEWRQWLDKVDVRNLVFIDETGVNLSMNRRYGRGEGGVRVYDDCPGKRGKNLTLIGAMSDEGLIVTMTLTGGLDTASFLVDK from the coding sequence TTGAAGCAAATAATAGCTAAAAAAAATGACATCTACTTGAGAGAAATGCAGGTAGTAATTGAATCAGATTTAGGGATAAAAGTCAGCACTTCTAGTTTATGCCGCACCTTAGAGCGCTGGAAGTTAAGAAGAAAAAAAACTCTAATCGACAGCGAACGCCAGACGCACAGAGTTAAAAATTTACGATATGAGTGGCGACAATGGTTAGATAAAGTTGATGTCAGAAACTTGGTATTTATCGATGAAACAGGTGTCAACCTCTCAATGAATAGGCGTTATGGTCGCGGTGAAGGGGGTGTAAGAGTCTATGATGATTGTCCTGGCAAACGTGGTAAAAATCTGACCTTAATTGGCGCAATGAGTGATGAAGGATTAATTGTCACTATGACATTAACGGGCGGGCTGGATACTGCGAGTTTTTTAGTTGATAAGTAG
- a CDS encoding helix-turn-helix domain-containing protein, producing MPRLSAALITLNEVEQAELQQLLKRKKTPQQIALRAKIIVLAAQGKSHGEIAETLEISKDMSRLWRNRWLELKDRQLPAIERLMDAVRPGAPATFTLEQITQLYAIACAPPEQYGRPISQWTSRELAAELIKQGIVASISQRHVGRLLAEAELKPHQSSYWLHPPPTQNWGTKLNTSVVSTNKHPNVR from the coding sequence ATGCCAAGATTATCCGCTGCCCTAATTACACTCAATGAAGTAGAACAAGCCGAACTACAACAACTACTCAAGCGCAAGAAAACGCCACAACAAATCGCACTCCGAGCCAAAATCATCGTCTTGGCAGCCCAAGGGAAAAGTCACGGTGAGATTGCTGAGACATTAGAAATTAGCAAGGATATGAGTAGATTATGGCGAAACAGATGGTTGGAGTTGAAGGATCGACAACTGCCAGCCATCGAGCGGCTGATGGATGCCGTGCGACCAGGTGCGCCAGCCACCTTCACCCTCGAACAAATCACACAACTATACGCCATCGCATGTGCCCCGCCCGAACAGTACGGCCGTCCCATCAGTCAGTGGACGAGCAGAGAATTAGCCGCCGAACTGATAAAACAGGGCATCGTCGCATCGATTAGCCAGCGACATGTGGGCAGACTCCTAGCTGAAGCCGAACTCAAACCCCACCAGAGTAGTTACTGGTTGCATCCCCCCCCGACCCAGAATTGGGGCACAAAGTTGAACACATCTGTCGTGTCTACGAACAAGCACCCCAACGTGCGCTGA
- a CDS encoding PQQ-dependent sugar dehydrogenase — translation MNILTKFSWRSLALKTIAFAVLSSLACSSNAQKSQVSQNTQANYRLVSVVNGLEHPWSVAWLPDRTMLVTERPGRLRIVRNGVLDPTPIGGVPAVFASGQGGLMDIAIHPQFAKNRLVYLTYAHGNDTANRTRLARAVFDGKNLKNLQVIFEVTPVKPGSQHFGSRITWLPDNTLLLAIGDGGNPPLQIEGKLPRFQAQNRRSHLGKVLRLKDDGSIPRDNPFVKTANTDPAIWSYGHRNIQGMTFDPVSKRIWATEHGSSGGDELNLVQKGKNYGWPLATYSKEYGSGREISPNKSLPGLEDPKAVWTPAIAPSGLTIYNGKRLPQWQKNLFAGGLVDRAVRRVELDANGKVVNQEKISIGSRVRDVRQGPDELLYILTDEFNGQLIRLEPAKS, via the coding sequence GTGAATATCCTCACCAAATTTTCTTGGCGATCGCTAGCATTGAAAACGATCGCGTTCGCAGTGCTATCTAGTCTGGCTTGTTCTAGTAATGCCCAAAAATCTCAAGTCAGTCAGAATACCCAGGCAAATTATCGTCTAGTCTCAGTGGTAAACGGCTTAGAACATCCCTGGAGTGTGGCTTGGTTACCAGATCGTACCATGCTCGTCACCGAGCGGCCTGGGCGGCTGAGAATCGTGCGCAATGGCGTACTCGATCCTACGCCAATCGGCGGCGTTCCGGCGGTATTTGCCAGCGGTCAGGGGGGATTGATGGATATTGCGATCCATCCGCAATTTGCCAAAAATCGGCTGGTTTATCTCACCTACGCTCACGGCAACGATACCGCCAATCGCACGCGACTGGCAAGAGCCGTATTTGATGGCAAAAACCTCAAAAATCTGCAAGTTATTTTTGAAGTCACTCCCGTCAAACCCGGATCGCAACATTTCGGCTCGCGGATTACTTGGCTACCCGATAATACCCTGTTACTCGCGATCGGCGATGGTGGGAATCCCCCACTGCAAATCGAGGGTAAATTACCCCGCTTTCAAGCCCAAAATCGGCGCAGCCATCTCGGTAAAGTCCTTCGCCTCAAAGATGATGGTTCGATTCCCCGCGATAATCCTTTCGTCAAAACGGCGAATACCGATCCAGCAATCTGGAGCTACGGACATCGAAATATTCAAGGTATGACCTTCGACCCAGTTTCCAAGCGAATTTGGGCAACAGAACACGGTTCGAGTGGTGGTGACGAACTCAACCTAGTCCAAAAAGGCAAAAACTACGGCTGGCCGCTGGCTACCTATAGTAAAGAGTATGGATCTGGTAGAGAGATTTCACCGAATAAATCGCTACCTGGATTGGAAGATCCCAAAGCAGTTTGGACGCCCGCGATCGCACCTTCGGGTTTGACCATTTACAATGGAAAGCGATTGCCTCAATGGCAAAAAAATCTCTTTGCAGGTGGATTGGTCGATCGAGCAGTCCGCAGAGTCGAGCTAGATGCTAATGGTAAAGTCGTCAACCAAGAGAAGATCTCAATCGGCTCGCGGGTCAGAGATGTCCGTCAAGGCCCCGATGAGTTATTGTATATTTTGACCGATGAATTTAACGGTCAACTCATCCGGTTAGAACCAGCAAAAAGTTAA
- a CDS encoding transposase: protein MGHKVEHICRVYEQAPQRALTGEVTLSLDEMTGIQALERTMPNIPMKPGQCERVEFEYTRHGTQSLIASFDVATGRIALASVGATRTEADFAEHVTRSLAQYPTAAKYHLVMDCLNTHQSETLVRLVAGLETTPQELGVKGQSGILKSMETRAQFLADPNHRLVIHYTPKHCSWMNQIEIWFGILVRKLLRRGSFTSTNHLKARIHEFVDYFNITMAKPFKWTYKGKPLTS from the coding sequence TTGGGGCACAAAGTTGAACACATCTGTCGTGTCTACGAACAAGCACCCCAACGTGCGCTGACAGGAGAAGTCACCCTCAGCCTGGACGAAATGACTGGGATTCAAGCACTGGAGAGAACTATGCCAAATATTCCGATGAAACCAGGACAGTGCGAACGTGTAGAGTTTGAATATACTCGACACGGAACTCAATCATTAATTGCCAGTTTCGATGTGGCAACTGGTCGAATTGCGTTGGCCAGTGTGGGCGCAACTCGAACCGAAGCTGATTTCGCCGAGCATGTCACCCGTTCCTTAGCACAATATCCCACTGCCGCAAAATACCATTTGGTCATGGATTGTCTCAATACCCATCAATCCGAGACGCTGGTTAGGCTGGTGGCCGGATTAGAGACAACTCCACAGGAGCTGGGTGTTAAAGGTCAGTCGGGGATTTTGAAGTCAATGGAGACGCGAGCGCAATTTTTAGCCGACCCAAACCATCGGCTAGTGATTCATTACACGCCCAAACATTGTTCTTGGATGAATCAGATTGAGATCTGGTTTGGGATTCTAGTACGGAAATTGTTACGACGCGGTAGCTTTACCAGTACAAATCACTTGAAAGCCCGGATCCATGAGTTTGTGGACTACTTTAACATTACGATGGCCAAACCCTTCAAATGGACTTACAAGGGTAAACCTCTAACCTCTTAG
- a CDS encoding HAD family hydrolase produces MVLKAVLFDFNGVIIKDEAIHRELNDELLIGENLPPQGKEFWRVCVGRSDRAGLTELLKLRGRFVTDEYLDKLIAKKAIAYRQKLEQLETLPIYPDVVPFIEQMYNSQYKLAIVTGAIRSEVELVVQQARIGMFFDTIVAGDDVSQSKPDPEGYLLAVERLNKLHPDLNLLPSECLAIEDTFAGIDAVKAAGIQAAAIAHTYPFHMLQRRANWTFDTFGDLEFDRVTKYFESGTSKVE; encoded by the coding sequence GTGGTTTTAAAAGCAGTTTTATTTGATTTCAACGGGGTAATTATTAAAGATGAAGCGATTCATCGGGAGCTAAATGATGAGTTGCTCATTGGTGAAAATTTACCGCCACAGGGTAAAGAATTTTGGAGAGTATGCGTAGGTCGTAGCGACAGAGCGGGTTTGACAGAATTATTAAAACTACGGGGACGATTTGTGACTGATGAATACCTGGATAAATTAATAGCGAAAAAAGCGATTGCCTATCGTCAGAAATTAGAGCAGCTTGAGACGTTACCAATTTATCCAGATGTCGTCCCGTTTATCGAGCAAATGTATAACAGCCAATATAAATTGGCGATCGTCACGGGGGCGATTCGATCGGAAGTCGAGCTAGTAGTCCAACAAGCTCGGATCGGCATGTTTTTTGATACGATTGTCGCGGGTGATGATGTCAGCCAGAGTAAACCAGATCCGGAAGGTTATCTTTTGGCAGTCGAGCGATTAAATAAACTTCATCCCGATCTGAATTTATTACCATCCGAATGTCTGGCGATCGAAGATACTTTTGCGGGGATTGATGCAGTAAAAGCCGCTGGCATTCAAGCAGCAGCGATCGCACATACCTATCCCTTTCATATGTTGCAGCGACGAGCAAATTGGACGTTCGATACTTTTGGTGATTTAGAATTCGATCGAGTTACTAAGTATTTTGAATCTGGAACATCAAAAGTAGAATAA